In Pseudomonas poae, a single genomic region encodes these proteins:
- the dacB gene encoding D-alanyl-D-alanine carboxypeptidase/D-alanyl-D-alanine-endopeptidase gives MIKSLRSALLAGFILPLAFSATAAPVNNSLPPNVQQALSKAKLQNTALSLVMIPLNGPGTPTIFNADVSVNPASTMKLVTTYAALEMLGPNHQWKTEFYTDGTLSGGVLHGNLYLKGGGDPKLNMEKLWLLMRDLRANGVQQVTGDLVLDRGFFNQPQLPEFNDDGNDENKPFLVKPDALLVNLKALRFVTRNDAGRVLVSVEPPIASIRIDNQVKVSNAKQCTGDVRYNPVTAADGSVTVTVSGQLADGCSSQTYLSLLDHATYTAGAVRAIWQELGGTIQGRDIQAPVPKDAKVLARAFSPDLAEIIRDINKYSNNTMAQQLFLSLGAQFRNDADGDDAKAAQRVVRQWLAKKGITAPHLVMENGSGLSRAERVSAREMAAMLQAAWKSPYAAEYISSLPIAGTDGTMRKRLKTTAMRGEAHVKTGTLNTVRAIAGFSRDNNGNTWAVVAILNDPKPWGASSVLDQVLLELYRQPKVAAAAPVL, from the coding sequence ATGATCAAATCTTTGCGTTCAGCACTACTCGCCGGTTTTATTCTGCCACTGGCCTTTTCCGCTACCGCTGCCCCCGTAAACAACAGCCTGCCACCGAATGTCCAGCAGGCGCTTTCAAAAGCCAAACTGCAAAACACCGCACTGTCCCTGGTGATGATTCCCCTGAACGGCCCGGGCACTCCCACCATCTTCAACGCGGATGTGTCGGTGAACCCAGCGTCCACCATGAAGCTGGTCACCACCTACGCGGCCCTGGAAATGCTCGGCCCCAATCACCAGTGGAAAACCGAGTTCTACACCGACGGCACTCTCAGTGGCGGCGTGTTGCATGGCAACCTGTACCTCAAGGGCGGCGGCGACCCCAAGCTGAACATGGAAAAACTCTGGCTGTTGATGCGCGACCTGCGCGCCAATGGCGTACAACAAGTCACCGGCGACCTGGTGCTGGACCGCGGCTTCTTCAACCAGCCGCAACTGCCGGAATTCAATGACGACGGCAACGACGAGAACAAACCGTTCCTGGTCAAGCCCGATGCCCTGCTGGTCAACCTCAAGGCGCTGCGCTTCGTGACCCGCAACGACGCTGGCCGCGTACTGGTGTCGGTAGAGCCGCCGATTGCCAGCATCCGTATCGACAACCAGGTCAAGGTTTCCAACGCCAAGCAGTGCACCGGTGACGTGCGCTACAACCCGGTCACCGCCGCCGATGGCAGCGTCACCGTGACGGTCAGTGGCCAGTTGGCCGATGGCTGCAGTTCGCAGACGTATCTGTCTCTGCTGGACCATGCGACCTACACCGCCGGCGCCGTACGCGCGATCTGGCAGGAACTGGGCGGCACCATTCAGGGCCGCGATATCCAGGCGCCGGTGCCCAAGGATGCCAAGGTACTGGCTCGGGCGTTCTCGCCGGACCTGGCGGAAATTATCCGCGACATCAACAAATACAGTAACAACACCATGGCCCAACAGCTGTTCCTGAGCCTGGGCGCACAGTTCCGTAACGATGCCGACGGCGACGACGCCAAGGCCGCGCAACGCGTGGTACGCCAGTGGCTGGCGAAGAAAGGCATCACCGCGCCGCACCTGGTGATGGAAAACGGCTCCGGCCTGTCCCGTGCCGAACGGGTCAGCGCCCGCGAAATGGCCGCTATGCTGCAAGCCGCCTGGAAAAGCCCCTATGCAGCCGAATACATCAGCTCGCTGCCGATCGCCGGCACCGACGGCACGATGCGCAAACGCCTGAAAACCACCGCCATGCGCGGTGAAGCCCACGTCAAGACCGGCACCTTGAACACCGTGCGGGCCATCGCCGGGTTCAGTCGCGACAACAACGGCAATACCTGGGCAGTGGTCGCGATTCTCAACGATCCGAAGCCATGGGGCGCTTCATCGGTGCTGGACCAGGTGCTGCTGGAGCTGTATCGCCAGCCGAAAGTAGCCGCCGCAGCCCCCGTTCTGTAG
- a CDS encoding DUF469 domain-containing protein has translation MATNRSQRLRKKLCVDEFQELGFELNLDFNEGLSEEAIDAFLEAFIKEAMEANGLGYVGGDDYGLVCLQKRGSVSEEQRAAVEAWLKTRSELTKAEVSPLLDVWYPEKPINAAK, from the coding sequence ATGGCGACTAACCGTTCCCAGCGTCTGCGCAAAAAACTGTGCGTTGATGAATTTCAAGAGCTGGGTTTCGAACTGAACCTGGACTTCAACGAAGGCCTGAGTGAAGAAGCTATCGACGCTTTCCTCGAAGCATTCATCAAAGAAGCCATGGAAGCCAACGGTCTGGGCTATGTTGGCGGCGACGACTACGGTCTGGTTTGCCTGCAGAAGCGCGGCTCGGTATCCGAAGAGCAACGTGCTGCTGTTGAAGCCTGGCTGAAAACCCGTTCCGAGCTGACCAAGGCTGAAGTCAGCCCGCTGCTGGACGTGTGGTATCCGGAAAAGCCGATCAACGCGGCTAAGTGA
- a CDS encoding GntR family transcriptional regulator, translating to MNEQLQPLKKTPRAGKAGRSGTQDDIVYAHIFEAILEQRLAPGTKLSEEALGEIFGVSRTIIRRALSRLAHEGVVLLRPNRGAVVASPSVEEARQVFMARRLVERAITELAVQHATAEQLAELRQMVNDERDSFSRGDRGAGIRLSGEFHLKLAEAAKNAPLISFQRSLVSQTSLIIAQYESGNRSHCSYDEHTQLIDAIEARDAVLAVDLMMHHMDHIDSKLNLDEESASDDLHAVFSHLLQTKKPGRSSIKL from the coding sequence ATGAACGAACAGTTGCAACCTCTCAAGAAAACACCGCGAGCCGGCAAGGCCGGTCGCAGCGGAACCCAGGACGATATCGTCTACGCGCATATCTTCGAAGCGATCCTCGAACAACGCCTGGCACCCGGTACCAAATTGAGTGAAGAGGCACTGGGCGAAATCTTTGGCGTCAGCCGCACCATCATTCGCCGCGCACTTTCGCGCCTGGCCCATGAAGGCGTGGTGTTGTTGCGGCCCAATCGCGGCGCAGTGGTTGCCAGCCCGAGTGTCGAGGAAGCCCGCCAGGTCTTCATGGCGCGGCGTCTGGTGGAGCGGGCGATCACCGAATTGGCAGTGCAGCACGCCACCGCCGAGCAACTGGCCGAATTGCGCCAGATGGTCAATGACGAGCGCGACAGCTTTTCCCGTGGCGACCGTGGTGCCGGCATCCGCCTCTCCGGCGAATTCCACCTCAAGCTGGCGGAAGCTGCGAAGAACGCACCGCTGATCAGCTTCCAGCGCAGCCTGGTGTCGCAGACCTCGTTGATCATCGCCCAGTACGAAAGCGGCAACCGCTCGCACTGCTCGTACGATGAACACACCCAGTTGATCGATGCGATCGAAGCGCGGGACGCGGTGTTGGCGGTGGATCTGATGATGCATCACATGGATCACATCGACAGCAAGCTCAACCTCGATGAGGAAAGCGCGTCGGATGATTTGCATGCGGTGTTTTCGCATTTGCTGCAAACCAAGAAGCCGGGGCGTTCTTCCATCAAACTTTAA
- the guaD gene encoding guanine deaminase, which produces MPLTRKAYRAALLHSIADPAEVGIEASYEYFEDGLLVIENGKISAVGHAGDLLPTLPADIEITHYQDALITPGLIDTHIHLPQTGMVGAYGEQLLDWLNTYTFPCESQFADKAHAEEVADIFIKELLRNGTTTALVFGSVHPQSVNSFFEAAEKLDLRMIAGKVMMDRNAPDYLTDTAETGYQESKVLIERWHGKGRLHYAVTPRFAPTSTPEQLALAGQLLGEYPDLYMQTHISENKQEIEWVKQLFPERNGYLDVYDHYKLLGERSVFAHGVHLCDDECARLAETGSAVAFCPTSNFFLGSGLFNLPMAEKHKLNVGLGTDVGGGTSFSLLQTLNEAYKVMQLQGARLSPFKSLYLATLGGARALRLEDKIGTLQPGTDADFLVLDYNATPLLSYRLKQANNIAETLFVLMTLGDDRTVLQTYAAGNLVHQR; this is translated from the coding sequence ATGCCTTTGACTCGCAAAGCCTACCGTGCCGCCCTGTTGCACAGCATCGCCGACCCTGCCGAAGTGGGTATCGAAGCCTCCTATGAGTATTTCGAAGACGGCCTGCTGGTGATCGAGAACGGCAAGATCAGCGCCGTCGGCCATGCCGGTGATTTGCTGCCGACCCTGCCGGCCGATATTGAAATCACCCACTACCAGGACGCACTGATCACCCCCGGCTTGATCGACACCCATATCCACCTGCCGCAGACCGGCATGGTCGGTGCCTACGGCGAGCAGCTGCTGGATTGGCTCAACACCTACACCTTCCCATGCGAAAGCCAGTTCGCCGACAAGGCTCACGCCGAGGAAGTCGCGGACATCTTCATCAAGGAACTGCTGCGCAACGGCACCACCACCGCGCTGGTGTTTGGCAGCGTGCATCCACAGTCAGTGAATTCGTTCTTTGAAGCGGCCGAGAAGCTCGACCTGCGCATGATCGCCGGCAAGGTGATGATGGACCGCAACGCGCCGGACTACCTGACCGACACCGCCGAAACCGGCTACCAGGAAAGCAAGGTGCTGATCGAACGCTGGCACGGCAAAGGCCGCCTGCACTACGCCGTCACGCCACGTTTTGCGCCGACCAGCACACCGGAACAATTAGCGTTGGCCGGGCAATTGCTGGGGGAATACCCAGACCTGTACATGCAGACCCACATCAGCGAGAACAAGCAGGAAATCGAGTGGGTGAAGCAATTGTTCCCGGAGCGCAACGGCTACCTGGATGTATACGACCACTACAAGTTGCTGGGCGAACGCTCGGTGTTTGCCCATGGCGTGCACCTGTGTGATGACGAGTGCGCACGGCTGGCGGAAACGGGATCGGCGGTGGCGTTCTGCCCGACGTCAAACTTCTTCCTCGGCAGTGGCTTGTTCAATCTGCCGATGGCAGAAAAGCACAAATTGAATGTAGGCCTGGGCACCGACGTGGGTGGCGGTACCAGTTTCTCGCTGCTGCAAACCTTGAACGAAGCCTACAAGGTCATGCAGTTGCAGGGCGCGCGCTTGAGTCCGTTCAAGTCGTTGTACCTGGCAACACTGGGCGGCGCCCGGGCGCTGCGCCTGGAAGACAAGATCGGCACGTTGCAGCCAGGGACGGATGCGGACTTCTTGGTATTGGATTACAACGCTACGCCACTGCTGAGCTATCGCTTGAAGCAGGCCAATAACATTGCCGAGACGTTGTTTGTGTTGATGACGCTGGGGGATGATCGGACGGTGTTGCAGACCTACGCGGCGGGCAACCTGGTGCACCAGCGCTGA
- the xdhC gene encoding xanthine dehydrogenase accessory protein XdhC, with the protein MNYWLSALANLQNSGEPCVLVTIIEELGSTPRNAGSKMVISAAQTFDTIGGGHLEYKAMQIARDMLVRGQQNTHLERFSLGASLGQCCGGVTVLLFEPMGQVQAQIAVFGAGHVGRALVPLLASLPCRVRWIDSREQEFPEHIPEGVRKIVSEEPVDEIADLPVGSYCIVMTHNHALDLELTAALLKRNDFTYFGLIGSQTKRVKFEHRLRDRGFDAAQLQRMHCPMGLTEVKGKLPVEIAISIAGEIIATYNANFGQHTASAEPIAKLLPASRRSQAI; encoded by the coding sequence ATGAATTATTGGCTCAGCGCCCTCGCGAATCTGCAAAACAGCGGCGAACCCTGCGTGCTCGTGACCATCATCGAAGAGCTCGGCTCCACCCCGCGCAACGCCGGCTCCAAGATGGTCATCAGCGCCGCCCAGACCTTCGACACCATCGGTGGCGGGCACCTGGAATACAAGGCGATGCAGATCGCCCGTGACATGCTTGTGCGTGGCCAGCAGAACACCCATCTGGAGCGTTTCAGCCTGGGCGCGAGCCTGGGCCAGTGTTGCGGCGGCGTGACCGTGTTGCTGTTCGAACCGATGGGCCAGGTACAAGCGCAGATCGCGGTGTTCGGCGCAGGCCACGTGGGCCGCGCACTGGTGCCGCTGCTGGCGAGCCTGCCGTGCCGGGTGCGCTGGATCGACTCCCGTGAGCAGGAGTTTCCGGAACATATCCCCGAAGGCGTGCGTAAAATCGTCAGCGAAGAGCCGGTGGACGAAATTGCCGACCTGCCGGTGGGCAGTTACTGCATCGTCATGACCCATAATCATGCGCTGGATTTGGAACTCACCGCCGCCCTGCTCAAGCGCAACGACTTTACCTACTTTGGCCTGATCGGCTCGCAGACCAAACGCGTCAAATTTGAACACCGCCTGCGTGACCGCGGCTTCGATGCCGCACAGCTGCAACGCATGCACTGCCCCATGGGCCTCACCGAGGTGAAGGGCAAATTGCCGGTGGAGATCGCCATTTCCATCGCCGGCGAAATCATCGCCACCTATAACGCCAATTTCGGCCAGCACACCGCCAGCGCCGAACCCATTGCCAAACTGCTGCCGGCCTCGCGTCGCAGCCAAGCCATTTGA
- the xdhA gene encoding xanthine dehydrogenase small subunit, with translation MIQFLLNQELRSEHALDPNLTVLNYLREHLGKSGTKEGCASGDCGACTVVVGELHADAQGIEQIRYRSLNSCLTFVSSLHGKQLISVEDLKHQGQLHSVQQAMVECHGSQCGFCTPGFVMSLFALQKNSDAPDSQKAHEALAGNLCRCTGYRPILAAAEQACCNKPQDQFDSRQAETIARLKAIAPTQTGELNSGDKRCLVPLTVADLADLYDAYPQARLLAGGTDLALEVTQFHRTLPVMIYVGNIAEMKRIDDFDDRLEIGAATALSDCYSALHHQYPDFGDLLHRFASLQIRNQGTLGGNIGNASPIGDSPPLLIALGAQIVLCKGETRRTLALEDYFIDYRVTARQDSEFIEKIIVPKGHTLFRAYKVSKRLDDDISAVCAAFNLKIDNGVIREARVAFGGMAATPKRAQHCEAVLTGATWNAATVEKACAALAEDFTPLSDFRASKEYRLLSAQNLLRKYFIELQTPHIETRVTAYV, from the coding sequence GTGATCCAGTTTTTACTTAACCAGGAACTCCGTAGCGAGCACGCCCTGGACCCCAACCTGACCGTGCTCAACTATTTGCGTGAGCACTTGGGCAAATCCGGTACCAAGGAAGGCTGCGCCAGTGGCGATTGCGGTGCATGTACCGTGGTGGTCGGCGAACTGCACGCCGATGCTCAAGGCATCGAGCAAATTCGTTATCGCAGCCTCAATTCGTGCCTGACCTTTGTCTCGTCCCTGCACGGCAAGCAGTTGATCAGCGTAGAAGACCTCAAGCACCAGGGCCAATTGCACAGCGTGCAACAGGCCATGGTGGAATGCCACGGCTCGCAATGCGGCTTTTGCACCCCGGGCTTTGTGATGTCGTTGTTTGCCCTGCAAAAGAACAGCGATGCCCCCGACAGCCAAAAAGCCCATGAAGCCCTGGCCGGCAACCTCTGCCGCTGCACCGGCTACCGCCCGATCCTCGCCGCCGCCGAACAGGCTTGCTGCAACAAGCCACAAGACCAATTCGACAGCCGCCAGGCCGAGACCATTGCGCGCCTCAAAGCCATCGCGCCCACCCAGACCGGCGAACTCAACAGCGGCGACAAACGTTGCCTGGTGCCGCTCACCGTCGCCGACCTGGCCGACCTCTATGATGCCTACCCCCAAGCGCGTCTGCTGGCCGGCGGCACCGACCTGGCGCTGGAGGTGACCCAGTTCCACCGCACGCTGCCGGTGATGATCTACGTGGGCAACATCGCCGAGATGAAGCGCATCGACGACTTCGACGACCGCCTGGAAATCGGCGCTGCCACCGCCCTCTCCGACTGCTACAGCGCGCTGCACCACCAATACCCTGACTTCGGCGACCTGCTGCACCGCTTCGCGTCCTTGCAGATCCGCAACCAGGGCACCCTGGGCGGCAATATCGGCAACGCTTCGCCCATCGGTGACTCGCCGCCACTGCTGATCGCCCTCGGTGCGCAGATCGTGCTGTGCAAGGGCGAAACCCGGCGCACCCTCGCGCTGGAGGACTACTTCATCGACTACCGCGTCACCGCGCGTCAAGACAGCGAATTCATCGAGAAAATCATCGTGCCCAAGGGCCACACTCTGTTTCGGGCCTACAAGGTTTCCAAGCGCCTGGACGATGATATTTCCGCAGTCTGCGCCGCCTTCAACCTGAAGATCGACAACGGTGTCATCCGCGAGGCCCGCGTCGCCTTCGGCGGCATGGCCGCCACGCCAAAACGCGCCCAACACTGCGAGGCCGTGTTGACCGGTGCCACTTGGAACGCCGCCACCGTCGAGAAGGCCTGCGCTGCCCTGGCCGAGGATTTCACTCCACTGTCAGACTTCCGCGCCAGCAAGGAATACCGCCTGCTCAGCGCACAGAACCTGCTGCGCAAATACTTCATCGAACTGCAAACGCCGCACATCGAGACTCGGGTGACCGCTTATGTCTAA
- a CDS encoding GntR family transcriptional regulator, whose product MTFKAPDSLAEQIAHHLAERIIRGDLKPGERIQEQKVTLALNVSRGSVREALLILERRHLIAILPRRGAHVTELTAHKVQSLCTLMGELYILLGNAVAEGWQTQADMAPFLQIQQRLIVSFERQDIRAFVEESFNVMRAAYPFANNPYLQETVENLQPAMNRAYYLALDQRKASMSEYLVLFEQLLAAVLARDLAQIRQVLSAYGQRSCSLVIAALADA is encoded by the coding sequence ATGACGTTCAAGGCGCCGGACAGTCTCGCCGAGCAAATTGCTCACCACCTCGCCGAACGTATCATTCGCGGCGATCTCAAGCCTGGGGAGCGAATCCAGGAGCAAAAGGTCACGCTGGCGCTCAATGTCAGCCGTGGTTCCGTGCGCGAAGCCTTGTTGATCCTCGAACGCCGCCACCTGATCGCGATCCTGCCGCGCCGAGGCGCCCACGTCACCGAACTCACCGCGCACAAGGTGCAGAGCCTGTGCACGCTGATGGGCGAGTTGTACATTCTGTTGGGCAATGCCGTTGCCGAAGGCTGGCAGACCCAGGCCGACATGGCGCCATTCCTGCAGATCCAGCAGCGCTTGATCGTCAGCTTCGAACGCCAGGATATCCGCGCCTTCGTTGAAGAAAGCTTCAACGTGATGCGCGCCGCTTACCCCTTCGCCAACAACCCGTATTTGCAGGAAACCGTCGAAAACCTGCAGCCGGCGATGAACCGCGCCTACTACCTGGCCCTGGACCAGCGCAAAGCGTCCATGAGCGAATACCTGGTGCTGTTCGAGCAACTGCTCGCCGCCGTACTCGCCCGTGACCTGGCGCAGATCCGCCAAGTGCTGTCCGCCTACGGCCAGCGCAGTTGCTCACTGGTCATCGCAGCCTTGGCGGACGCCTAA
- the zipA gene encoding cell division protein ZipA — MEIGLREWLIVIGIIVIAGILFDGWRRMRGGKGKLKFRLDRNLSNLPDDDGGAELLGPPRVLDTHKEPQLDEHDLPSMSAPVREAREPSSKRGKRASAAVAEPHQGDLNLDVEEGPSFSSRDDDFPDENVGKTAARQSVADQPAAEEVLVISVICRDAAGFKGPALLQNILESGLRFGEMDIFHRHESMAGNGEVLFSMANAVKPGTFDLDDIDLFSTPAVSFFLGLPGPRHPKQAFDVMVAAARKLSQELNGELKDDQRSVLTAQTIEHYRQRIVEFERRALTQKR; from the coding sequence ATGGAAATCGGTCTGCGCGAGTGGCTGATCGTCATCGGCATTATTGTCATTGCCGGTATTCTTTTTGATGGCTGGCGCCGGATGCGCGGTGGCAAGGGCAAGCTCAAATTCCGTCTGGACCGCAACCTGTCCAACTTGCCTGACGACGACGGCGGCGCCGAGCTGCTGGGGCCGCCCCGTGTGTTGGATACCCATAAAGAACCGCAATTGGACGAGCACGACTTGCCGTCGATGAGCGCGCCGGTGCGTGAAGCCCGCGAGCCGTCTTCCAAGCGTGGCAAGCGTGCCAGTGCCGCTGTTGCCGAACCGCATCAGGGCGATTTGAACCTGGATGTTGAAGAAGGCCCGAGTTTCAGCAGCCGTGACGATGACTTCCCGGATGAAAACGTGGGCAAGACCGCTGCGCGCCAATCGGTTGCCGATCAGCCTGCCGCCGAAGAAGTCTTGGTGATCAGCGTGATCTGCCGCGACGCCGCTGGTTTCAAAGGCCCAGCCCTGTTGCAGAACATCCTTGAAAGCGGCCTGCGTTTTGGCGAAATGGATATCTTCCACCGCCACGAAAGCATGGCCGGCAACGGCGAAGTGCTGTTCTCGATGGCCAACGCGGTCAAGCCGGGCACCTTCGATCTGGACGATATCGACCTGTTCAGCACGCCAGCCGTGAGCTTCTTCCTCGGCCTGCCAGGCCCGCGTCACCCGAAACAAGCGTTCGACGTGATGGTGGCCGCAGCCCGCAAGCTGTCCCAGGAACTGAACGGCGAGCTCAAGGACGACCAACGCAGCGTCCTCACCGCCCAGACCATCGAGCACTACCGTCAGCGCATCGTCGAGTTTGAGCGTCGCGCCCTGACACAGAAACGCTGA